Proteins from a genomic interval of Niabella soli DSM 19437:
- a CDS encoding alpha-galactosidase translates to MPSDWLVTPVKSRAVVTESADKKELLLNNGLVQRRFRMQPNVACIDYKNSSTGQQLLRAVKPEARVTLDGISYNIGGLYGQTEQAYLLPKWIDSFKKRDSDFVYVRHEVLDLPPYLSPQTKCWATNRKSATGKLLNFIYQSPLAALRGLEITVHYELYDGLPLIAKWLSIDNRSPKAVRINQLVNEILGMVEEQSAVVGSPEQMEKPSGLYIESNYAFNNAMRYNLSDQTTHWKPDPGYTSQVNYNYQTPCLLEVYPDHGPGIDLQPGGQFISIRTYELAMDSYDRQRRGMAVQQLYRTIAPWTTANPIFMHLVSKNDDEVYKAIDQCAATGYEALILSFGSHINMENVAPENLNRCKKIADYAHTKGIKVGAYSLFSSRKISEADDVINPKTGKTGGAFFGNAPCFGSKWGLAYRDKIKQFFTSTGFDIWENDGPYPGDLCASTTHPGHRDVDDSQWRQMEIQKELYHWLNNRGIYINAPDWYFLDGTNKIALGYREVNFSLSRAQQKILNRQNIFDGTWDKTPSMGWGFVPLTRYQGGGPEAVLEPLSEHLSDYEQLMMQYYGAGIQACYRGPRLYDTDTTRKLVSKVIQWYKKYRNILNSDIIHLRRADGRDWDGWLHTNPSLKEKGFIMLFNPTNEIIKRQITIPLYYTGLSTTAKIREKEGTARTYSLNRNYEVVLPVTLLPNSYSWWVVE, encoded by the coding sequence ATTATAAAAACAGCAGCACCGGTCAACAATTATTGCGCGCTGTAAAACCCGAGGCGCGTGTTACCCTTGACGGGATTTCATATAACATAGGCGGCCTCTATGGTCAGACAGAACAAGCCTACCTGTTACCCAAATGGATCGATTCTTTTAAAAAACGGGACAGTGATTTTGTTTATGTACGCCATGAGGTTTTGGACCTGCCGCCCTACCTTAGCCCCCAAACAAAATGCTGGGCAACGAACCGGAAATCCGCCACCGGCAAACTATTGAATTTTATTTACCAATCGCCGTTAGCCGCGCTCCGCGGCCTGGAGATCACTGTGCATTATGAGCTTTACGATGGACTGCCCTTAATTGCTAAATGGCTGAGCATCGATAACCGGTCTCCCAAAGCAGTTCGCATCAATCAACTGGTTAATGAGATCCTGGGTATGGTGGAAGAACAAAGCGCCGTTGTAGGAAGCCCGGAACAAATGGAAAAGCCTTCAGGATTATATATCGAATCCAATTACGCTTTTAATAATGCCATGCGTTATAACCTGAGCGACCAGACGACTCACTGGAAACCGGATCCGGGCTATACTTCACAGGTGAATTATAATTATCAAACGCCCTGCCTGCTGGAAGTATACCCCGATCATGGCCCCGGCATTGATCTGCAACCCGGCGGACAATTTATTTCCATCCGCACCTACGAGCTGGCTATGGATAGCTATGACCGTCAGCGAAGAGGTATGGCAGTACAGCAACTATACCGTACCATTGCCCCCTGGACAACAGCCAATCCCATTTTCATGCACCTCGTTAGTAAAAATGATGATGAGGTATACAAGGCCATCGATCAGTGTGCCGCCACCGGTTATGAAGCCCTGATCCTGAGTTTTGGCAGTCATATCAATATGGAAAATGTCGCTCCCGAAAACCTGAACCGTTGCAAAAAAATAGCGGATTACGCGCATACGAAGGGCATCAAGGTCGGCGCCTATTCTTTGTTCAGCTCCAGGAAGATCAGCGAAGCTGATGATGTCATCAATCCAAAGACCGGCAAAACCGGGGGCGCCTTTTTTGGAAATGCGCCCTGCTTTGGCAGCAAATGGGGCCTGGCTTACCGCGATAAAATAAAACAATTTTTTACGAGTACCGGGTTTGATATCTGGGAGAACGATGGCCCCTATCCTGGTGATCTTTGTGCGTCAACTACTCATCCCGGGCATAGGGATGTGGACGATAGTCAATGGCGGCAAATGGAAATTCAAAAAGAATTGTATCACTGGCTGAATAACCGTGGTATTTATATCAATGCCCCCGACTGGTATTTCCTGGATGGAACCAATAAAATTGCATTGGGTTATCGTGAGGTCAATTTTTCGTTATCGCGCGCGCAGCAAAAAATATTGAACCGGCAAAATATTTTTGATGGCACCTGGGACAAAACCCCTTCTATGGGTTGGGGATTTGTACCGCTTACCCGCTACCAGGGTGGCGGTCCGGAAGCAGTGCTGGAGCCGCTTTCAGAACATCTCAGCGATTATGAGCAGCTTATGATGCAATATTATGGCGCCGGCATACAGGCCTGTTACAGAGGCCCCCGGCTTTACGACACCGATACTACGAGAAAGCTGGTTTCAAAAGTAATTCAGTGGTATAAAAAGTACCGGAACATTCTTAACTCCGACATCATCCACCTGCGCCGGGCCGATGGCCGGGACTGGGACGGCTGGCTGCACACTAACCCTTCTTTGAAAGAAAAAGGCTTCATCATGCTGTTTAATCCCACCAACGAAATAATAAAGCGGCAAATAACAATACCGTTATATTATACCGGCCTTAGTACTACCGCTAAGATCCGGGAAAAGGAAGGAACCGCCAGAACTTATTCCCTTAACAGGAATTACGAGGTAGTACTTCCGGTTACTTTATTACCGAATAGTTATTCGTGGTGGGTAGTGGAATGA